TTGCTCCCGGAAGAAATCCGTAATAGTGATCAAAGCCTCTTCCCGTTGGCCAGCGGTTGAAGGGACCTGCCTGAGAATTTTCAGTGACCGGTGTCAAATGCCATTTTCCAAGTGCAAAAGTGCTGTAACCGTTTTCACGGAGTACTTCGGCGGCTGTTGCTTTTTCAAATGGGATATAGGTATCGTAACCCGGAAAATCGATAGCTGCCGGTGTTAGCAGTCCGACGTGCGCGGAATGGTGATTTCTTCCCGTCAAAAGCGCTGCGCGGGTTGGTGAACAAATGGCGGTTGTATGAAAATTTGTAAACCTTAAACCCTGATTAGCCAGTTTTTCAATGTTCGGCGTTTCCACAAGACCACCGAATGCCGTGGTGGCACCAAAACCTGCGTCATCGATCAAAATCCAGATAACATTAGGCGCATCCTTTGATGCTTTTTTATTATAATTTATTTTGAAAGGTGTTGATTCCTTTAACGTTGGAGCAATTTTCCCGTTCCATGGCTGCTGAGGACTATGCTGAGCCATGACGGACGTTATCGACATAAGACCAGCGATAACGGGTATAAGAACTTTCAATTTTTGCTGCATGGATTTACTGTTAATCTTATTTGACAAAACGTGAACGATGATTTTGATGGCGATTATTCCCAACCCGGATTCTGTACAAGTTTTGGATTTAAATCCATTTCACGCTGCGGAATCGGATGGAGATAATGTTTTTCAGACGCGTTTGTTTTACCTGCTTTATGACATGCTTCAATCATACGTTTTGTACGAATGAGATCGAACCAGCGTTGAAATTCAAACATCAGTTCCAACCGGCGTTCGGTGTAAATCGCTTCCCGGAAATCGGCTTTCGACAAACCTGCCAAAGCTTCAAGTCCGGCTCTTTTTCTGACTCTGTTGACAGCAGCGAAAGCTTCCGACGAAGGTCCGGTTGCTTCATTAACCGCCTCAGCATAAATGAGCAGGATTTCTGCAAAACGAATCACTGGAATATTCTTAGCAGATTCTGTTGGATTTACGATTTGATCCATATCAAAATATTTAAAGAAACGAGGTTGAAAAGTAACAGCCTTACCGGTTGTTGGGCTCACCAAAGAAGTGAAAAATGTGACATTACGGCGTTTATCAGCAGCTGAATAAAGGGCGTAAGTATCCGGGTGCGGCTCATCAGTTCCGGCCGAGGCAACACCCGGAATGCCTACCGGCGTGGCCGAAGAAGCGAGCCGATTTCCCTGCCCATTCACGTTGGATTTGCACTGTGCAGAAAAGATATGCTCCTTCCCGTTTTTGGTAGCCACATTAAATACGTCCGCAAAATTTTCAAATAAATCATATCCATAAGGACCATTGATCACTTCCAGACTTTTTGCCGCAGCCTTATCCCACTCCTGGTGGGTCAGATATACTTTTGCCAAAATTGATTTTGCAGCTCCTCCCGTGGCACGTCCTGCGTCGGCGCCTGTGAAGGCGGCCGGAAGTGCTTCGGCTGCTGTTAAATCGGTAATTATTTGTTGGTAAACTTGTTCTTTTGGAGTTCTTGCTACCTGAATTGCGTCTTTGGTTAGAGAGCCTGTTTCGTTCAAAATTAAAGGAACATCACCCCAAAGTCTTACCAGATTGAAATAGAGAAGCCCGCGTAAAAACTTTGCTTCATTCACCAGTCTCGCACGAAGGGTTTCATCCATCGAAATAAGTGGAATACGGTCAATAGCGATATTGGCGCGGTTTATAGCCACATAACTTTCTCTCCATAACTCGTCAACACGGTCATTGGTGGTAGAATGCGTTAACACTGAAATCGTTCTTACATCCGCGTTAGTCACCCGAAGTCCCGCAATGGCGTCATCTGACATGATCTCGATAGCAAGATGGAAAAGACGGTTATACATCGTAATTCCGCCATTATTTAGCGTGGCGTTGTAAACACTCGTAACGGCAGAAAGCGCGTCACTTTCAGTGTTATAAAACTGCTCCGTTGTGATTAAAGATTCAGGTTTTTCGTTCAGGTCCGTGCAGGAGATGAATGAAATAAAAGTCAGAATTATATAAAATATTTTCTTCATTGCTTAAACGTGCTATTTGCCTTTTGGCAGAATTAAAATGAAATACTCAAACCTCCCAGAAAACTTTTGCTGCTTGGATAAATGCTATAATCTATCCCCTGATTCAGCGTACTCTGCTCATTGCGGCTCACTTCCGGATCAAATCCTGTGTACTTGGTCCAGGTATAAAGATTCTGCGCTGACATGTAAATTTTAATGTTGCTGGCGTGAATTTTTGACGTCACTCTTTTCGGCAGATTATACCCGATTGTCAGATTTTTCAATCTTAAAAAAGAAGCATTTTCAACATAGCGACTTGTATTAACCGCAGCAGGATCTTCAAAAGCACGCTGCACTTCATTACCTGGATTAGTTGTAGTCCAACGATCATAAGCGGCAGTTGATGCATTTTGCTGTCCGGTCAAAAGTTCGAGCTGTTGTTTATTCTGATTAAATAATTTGTTTCCATAGGTTCCCTGGAAGAAAAAACTCAGATCAAAATTCAGGTATGATAAAGTGTTTGTGATACCACCCTGGAATTTAGGTTGTGCATTTCCGATGATCGTACGGTCATCGGCTTGTGTAATTTTTCCGTCGCCATTGATATCTACATAGCGGCGGTCTCCTGGTTTGGTTGTAGCCGGATTGATCGTTGGCAAACTGGCAATATCATCTCCTGTTTGAAATAAACCGTTCGTTTTATATCCATAAAAAGAACCCAGCGGCTTGCCTACCTGAGCGATGTTGGCGCCAGAAATAATATAATTTGCTCCGTCTCCAAGTGTCAGCACTTTATTTCTGTTGATTGAAAAAACGAAATTGGTATTCCATGAAAATGGCCCTGAAAAGTTCGTCGTGTTAATACCCAGTTCAATTCCTTTGTTTTCAACCGAACCATAATTCTGCAAAGCAGTTGACTGTCCGGTTGTATAAGGAATTGGTACGTTCAGCAGCAGGTTTGTAGTCTTTTTATAGTAAGCATCAAAAACGAAATTAATTCTGTTTTTCAGCAGCGACAGGTCAATTCCTCCGTCATATTGTCTGGTCGTTTCCCAGCCAAGATCCGGATTGGCAATGCGGTTTGGCGCAAATCCGATGTAAGTTTGTCCACCAAAAAAGTACGTTGCCGAGTTCAGAGTCGCCAAAGAAAGGTATTGCCCAATTTCCTGGTTTCCGGTAACGCCCGCGCTCAATCGCAGTTTTAAATTACTGATCGCCTCCACATTAGACAAAAATGACTCCCGGGAAATATTCCAGGCAAAAGCAGCGGAAGGGAAATAACCCCACTTATTATCTTTCCCAAATCTGGAAGATCCGTCCGCACGACCGCTGACAGTAAAAATATATTTTTGATCGATAGAATAATTGATCCTGCCCAGGTAGGAATTAAGAGCCCAGGCCGTAGAACCGGATGAAGGCTGGGAATAAACCGAACCACTGGCAAGATCATTATAAGCCAGCTGATCTGTAACAAATGCCTCCGAACCCGCAATTGCACTTTCCGATTTAAAGGCTTGCTGCGTATACCCGATAACCACATTCAGCACATGTTTATTGCTGAAAGTTTTCGAGTAACTAAGCGTATTTTCATTTAGCCAGGTGGAAGCAAATTTAGATCCCACCGATGCTTTTCCCGTAGGATTTGAATTGGCGCCCTGATAAATATCAGAAGGAACATACCGGTTTTGCTTATTATTGATAATGTCTGTTCCGAAGGAAACTTTCCCTACCAAACCTTCCAGAAATGTATATTCTCCATATGTGTTGGCAAGAAATCGATAGGTTGTGGTTTTATTTACTTCCTTCTCAAGCGTTGCAATCGGGTTCCCAAGCGGCGTTTCAAACTCACTTTGATATGTATATTTTCCGTTTACATCCCGAATATTCACCGTTGGCGGCATAGCCAGCAATCCATTAACAATACCTGCATTTGCTACCTGAGCACTAATTTTGCTCGCTGTTAAATTAACCCCAATTTTAAACCCGGAAGAAATATCACGGTCCAGATTTACCCGACCAGAATATCTTTCAAAATCAGTATTTCTTAAAATACCTTCCTGTTTGAAATAGTTACCGGAGATCGCATAACGCGTCCGGTCATCACCTCCTGTAAACGAAAGCTGGTGATTCTGAATCGGCGCAGAACGGAAAGCAGCACCCTGCCAGTCCGTACCTTCACCGAGTTTACGGATCTGGTCTTCTGTATAATATGGTGCTTTTCCGGAGTTGACACGGGCGTCATTTTTTAACAATGCCCAATCTTTTGCACTCGTCAAAACGTCGACTCTTTTCAGTACCGATTGAGTACCATAATAAGCATCATAAGTAAAAGTATTTTGTCCGGCTTTCCCTTTTTTTGTTGTAATCAGCACAACCCCGTTTGCTCCGCGGGAACCATAAATGGCTGTGGCAGAAGCATCTTTCAGGACTTCAATCGATTCTATATCGCTGGGATTCAGACTTGCAAGTGCATTAATACTTGGCCCGGCTGTAACACCCGCGCTGGCATCTGCATTACTGTTGTAAACCGGAAATCCGTCAATAACATAAAGGGGCTCATTTCCTCCCGTAATCGAATTTCCCCCACGTATCCTTATACTTACCGCGGCTCCCGGCTGACCTGAAACCTGTGTCACCTGAACACCGGCTGCGGCACCTTGTAACGCACGGTCAAAAGAGCTGATCGGTTGCTTTAAAGCAAGCTGTGGAACCGACGAAACAGATCCTGTAAGATCCCCTTTTTTCTGAGATCCGTAGCCGATTACCACCACTTCATCCAATACATTAGCCGTTTTTAAAGTGATTTCAACGGGTTCGGATGGTAACTCGTAAATATCTACCTCATGCTTTTCGTAACCTGTAATTGTGACTTGAAATGTAAAAGGAAAATCTTTGGGAGCAGCAATACTAAATTTACCATCAATGTCCGTACTGGCATATTTGGAAGTGCCTTTTAAAATCACTGTTGCCCCGGGAATGGTTTGTCCGGCTGCATCTTTAACCACTCCTTTCACAAATTCCTGAGCGCGTGCAGAGGTAAATATCAGTGCTAAAAACATAAAAATGTACAGGTATTTTTTCATCATAGTTAATTGTTTTGGATTAGGAATAATTGGTAATAAAAGGATCAACACCAGAGGTGAGAAAATAACCATATACAATATACGCAAACCAAATTCATCCAATTTGACGGCAGTCTACATTTGGGTAACCCACGAATTTCAACTCTATAAATCCCATTAATTAAAAGAATTGGTAGTTCAAATGCAGAAATGAAAGGATCCGAAAAGATTGCGATAAGAAAATCTAATTTGACGCGTCGTTTTAATTATCAAATTATCAGACAAGGCAAAAAAAGACATTTCAATGCGGCTGCGAGAAAGTCAGCAACTGCGAATACGGTTGGAGAATCGACTGAAATACTTTGAAAAAGGTACACACCAAAGCAAAGAATAAGGAATTATTCTATTCATAATTGTTTAAAATTTAACAAAAATCCTTTATGCTGGTGGTAACATAAAAGAAGTTACTCTATAAAATTGATAGACAAAGTAAGCTTATTAAGAAATCTTTACCAAATTTTCAGGGTCAAAGTTGTATAACTTTTGAAATTATAATTTTGAAAACACTTCCTATTACTAAAATTATATGGAGCCTTCGATTAGATTTGGGATAATCCAGCAATGATATTGTAAGTTTGATTAAAATCAATCTTCAAGCTGATAAACTTTAAAGTCACTGATTTCGTGCATGGAGCTTGTTGAACGAAACCCAAAGTATCCAGTGATTAAAGGATTTTTGTCCTGGTAGAAAAAATATTTATTTCCATCCACCCAAAATTCAGTTACTCCGTTTTTTACAATAATTCTGATTTGATAGGTTTTATTCGCAATCAGCAAATGATCCTTATCAGTATATTCTAAAAGTAGTACTCTTTGCCCGTCGCCCGGATATTTTCTGAACCGGGTTGTCGTATTGGAATTTCCTCCCATCCCAACGTAGTATAAAGAAAGAGAATCATATTCTTCCAACTTTCCTTTCCGCGTAAATAAATTTGTACGAAGCGGGTCGGAAGCCATCCAGAACTGATTCAGATCTGATAGTCTGTCATTTTTTCCTGTCCCCACAAGCACAGTCCAGTTATAAGTTATTTCAATATTAGTTTTTAACAGTTTATTCAGCCAAACCGTAACCCCTCCTTTCGTATCAATCACCAGCTTACCATCTTTGGTTATAATCGAGGAATTTGTCAAATCAGCAATTTCCGGTTTCCAGATTGTTGTGTCTAAAGGCTTCTGAAAATCGTCCTGAAAAATTAAATTTTTATGATCCTTACCAGGAATCTGCGCTACTGCAAAATTTGGCAGGTAAGAAATGAAAATAATCAGCAGGCAAAAAAGGTATGACTTCAAAAGTGAAAAGTTTAAGAATATTAAAAAGAGTAATCCCGTTCTCACAAATTAAATCAGGTAGAAATAATTTGCAAAACGGGATACTTATTTTTTTAGATGCTGAAATCTTTGAAGATTTATCAGGATTTCAAACAAGTCCATTATCAATGATGACCATAATTTTTCTCACCTGCTGTAACGGCCAATGCTAATATATTTTGTTTTGGCGGAAGCGGACAAGTTGCATAAGGCGTAAAGGCACAAGGTGGATTGATCGATTTATTAAAATCCAGATACGTATAACCTTCTGCGTCCAGCTTCGTTGTGTAAAGGAAACGTCCTGATCCGTAAGTTTCTTTTTTGTTGGTCTGATCTCCAAAAAGAATGAAAAATCCTTCGCCTGATTTCAATGCATCCAAGCGGTATTCTTTGCCTTTGATATTAAAAACCAAAACACCTGGAGAATCCTGCTGATCCAATCTTCCCGTAATATCAAGAATAGGAATTTTTCTACCTTCTGTTGGTTCAAATTTCGCTTTCACGCGCCAATCTTCGGAAACAGGAAAAGTGTTGATACCGGTAAATTCTTTCAAAAACGGACTTTCCAAATCCCTTAATCTAACCGCAAATTTATCCCCGCGTTTGATGATAAACCATCTGAGTGATTTATGTTTTAAAACAACAGGTTTGTCGTATGGGAAAATGCTAATTTTAGTAACAAGCTGATCGTTATAATATATCTCAGCTTCCGGTTTAGCTTCTACGGTGATCTGCCCGTTTTCAACAACGAATTCACCAAGTTTTGCCGGAGCACGATCGGCCGGAAAAACGATTTTATTTTTTCCGTCTCCACCAAAAGAGTTGCGGCCTTCTTCAAGCCAAAACAGACCCGCCAGATTGAGCCATCCATTTTCTGTTTTCAATGCCTCCACTCTTTCCGCATGCCAGGTTTTAATTTCGGCTTCGTAGGCACTGTCTTTCACAAAACCTGCTGAAATGAGCACAAGGAAAAGTAAACCTGCAATCCTGGATTTAATATTAAAGTTAGTTGTCATAATAGAAGTCTGGTAAAATTTTTACAAAGCTTAAATGAAATGTACAATTCAGAAACGGCTCATAATAAGTGTCATAAATATAGTATATAAAAGTAATAGATTTTATAT
The nucleotide sequence above comes from Dyadobacter subterraneus. Encoded proteins:
- a CDS encoding DUF6250 domain-containing protein — its product is MKSYLFCLLIIFISYLPNFAVAQIPGKDHKNLIFQDDFQKPLDTTIWKPEIADLTNSSIITKDGKLVIDTKGGVTVWLNKLLKTNIEITYNWTVLVGTGKNDRLSDLNQFWMASDPLRTNLFTRKGKLEEYDSLSLYYVGMGGNSNTTTRFRKYPGDGQRVLLLEYTDKDHLLIANKTYQIRIIVKNGVTEFWVDGNKYFFYQDKNPLITGYFGFRSTSSMHEISDFKVYQLED
- a CDS encoding RagB/SusD family nutrient uptake outer membrane protein, giving the protein MKKIFYIILTFISFISCTDLNEKPESLITTEQFYNTESDALSAVTSVYNATLNNGGITMYNRLFHLAIEIMSDDAIAGLRVTNADVRTISVLTHSTTNDRVDELWRESYVAINRANIAIDRIPLISMDETLRARLVNEAKFLRGLLYFNLVRLWGDVPLILNETGSLTKDAIQVARTPKEQVYQQIITDLTAAEALPAAFTGADAGRATGGAAKSILAKVYLTHQEWDKAAAKSLEVINGPYGYDLFENFADVFNVATKNGKEHIFSAQCKSNVNGQGNRLASSATPVGIPGVASAGTDEPHPDTYALYSAADKRRNVTFFTSLVSPTTGKAVTFQPRFFKYFDMDQIVNPTESAKNIPVIRFAEILLIYAEAVNEATGPSSEAFAAVNRVRKRAGLEALAGLSKADFREAIYTERRLELMFEFQRWFDLIRTKRMIEACHKAGKTNASEKHYLHPIPQREMDLNPKLVQNPGWE
- a CDS encoding DUF1684 domain-containing protein, translated to MTTNFNIKSRIAGLLFLVLISAGFVKDSAYEAEIKTWHAERVEALKTENGWLNLAGLFWLEEGRNSFGGDGKNKIVFPADRAPAKLGEFVVENGQITVEAKPEAEIYYNDQLVTKISIFPYDKPVVLKHKSLRWFIIKRGDKFAVRLRDLESPFLKEFTGINTFPVSEDWRVKAKFEPTEGRKIPILDITGRLDQQDSPGVLVFNIKGKEYRLDALKSGEGFFILFGDQTNKKETYGSGRFLYTTKLDAEGYTYLDFNKSINPPCAFTPYATCPLPPKQNILALAVTAGEKNYGHH
- a CDS encoding SusC/RagA family TonB-linked outer membrane protein, translating into MMKKYLYIFMFLALIFTSARAQEFVKGVVKDAAGQTIPGATVILKGTSKYASTDIDGKFSIAAPKDFPFTFQVTITGYEKHEVDIYELPSEPVEITLKTANVLDEVVVIGYGSQKKGDLTGSVSSVPQLALKQPISSFDRALQGAAAGVQVTQVSGQPGAAVSIRIRGGNSITGGNEPLYVIDGFPVYNSNADASAGVTAGPSINALASLNPSDIESIEVLKDASATAIYGSRGANGVVLITTKKGKAGQNTFTYDAYYGTQSVLKRVDVLTSAKDWALLKNDARVNSGKAPYYTEDQIRKLGEGTDWQGAAFRSAPIQNHQLSFTGGDDRTRYAISGNYFKQEGILRNTDFERYSGRVNLDRDISSGFKIGVNLTASKISAQVANAGIVNGLLAMPPTVNIRDVNGKYTYQSEFETPLGNPIATLEKEVNKTTTYRFLANTYGEYTFLEGLVGKVSFGTDIINNKQNRYVPSDIYQGANSNPTGKASVGSKFASTWLNENTLSYSKTFSNKHVLNVVIGYTQQAFKSESAIAGSEAFVTDQLAYNDLASGSVYSQPSSGSTAWALNSYLGRINYSIDQKYIFTVSGRADGSSRFGKDNKWGYFPSAAFAWNISRESFLSNVEAISNLKLRLSAGVTGNQEIGQYLSLATLNSATYFFGGQTYIGFAPNRIANPDLGWETTRQYDGGIDLSLLKNRINFVFDAYYKKTTNLLLNVPIPYTTGQSTALQNYGSVENKGIELGINTTNFSGPFSWNTNFVFSINRNKVLTLGDGANYIISGANIAQVGKPLGSFYGYKTNGLFQTGDDIASLPTINPATTKPGDRRYVDINGDGKITQADDRTIIGNAQPKFQGGITNTLSYLNFDLSFFFQGTYGNKLFNQNKQQLELLTGQQNASTAAYDRWTTTNPGNEVQRAFEDPAAVNTSRYVENASFLRLKNLTIGYNLPKRVTSKIHASNIKIYMSAQNLYTWTKYTGFDPEVSRNEQSTLNQGIDYSIYPSSKSFLGGLSISF